The Nicotiana tomentosiformis chromosome 9, ASM39032v3, whole genome shotgun sequence genome contains the following window.
ACGTACGGGAGAGTGTCGGCCTATTTCCCCAACAAACAATTGGCACCTGCGAGCGTGGGGTAGGTAACCCTGACATCATAGCACTCATGCTGGGGGAGGTTGGCCACTTCTCCCTACTGAATGTGAATATCACAAATAAAGGCACATAATAATTAGTATTACATATAAGCAAGTATTTATGTCACATATAATGTCGTACTAAATAAGAATTAGTGAACTGAGTATTGGATCACGAGAAGACATGACTTAGCTTTATCTAACATATGGAGCACAAGAGTTATAATTGAATTTCCTACTAGGAAAGTAAACCTCAACTCACCTCAAGTCTTAGCTTCAATTCGTCCTTGCAAACTTCCCGGGAGTTCAACAACTCATGATCTACAAATATTTTTTCTAGGATCATTAGGACATACTCAACAAGTTCAATTCACCACCAATTGAACTAATTTTTAAATCATGGATTACTCAATATAATCGACACTTAATGTGAAAAACAAATGTATTTCTCTATCAAACTTACTACTACAATATCCTTGACCACTTGGTATATGAAAAGGAAGAAACATATTTTAGTATCAAAAATATTACATGTCCATACTTAAATAATACCATCCAAAACCTATGAccctaataataatccaaatactCTAGCAACGTTCAAATCTGATCCTCACTTTACCCTTAAAGCTTTGTCCATTACTAGATGAAAATAATTTTTccattattttaatatttctaaTCATGTTCCCAATCTTTAAAAAACTTGGCAGCAACTCAAATGGGTTTAGAATCTATAAAATTGCTTTCAAATTACTTCTTTTCATCATTCTAAAGAATTTGATATCCATATCAATCCTAATGTAATCCAAGGTATATTACAGGGATAAGATTATATATCCACATACCTGATTGTTGGTTGAATTGAACAACGAAATTTTCAAGCTTTCTAGTTCTCTGCTCACACCAATTATGTAACCTCAAACTCCTCAAACAATAATGACCCAGGTAACAGATCAAACAATTATTCTTCCGcaacttctttttcttaatttgattccaGAGCTAAAGAGGTTTCAAAACAACTTTCCCTTGAGCCATTCTAAGGTTCTGCAAAGTAGGAAAACACTAAGAAGTGGGGCTGACCCACTTATTTTCTCCTTTATctaaaattttgtttttcttccGTAAGTCATGCTAAGACTTTGTAAAGTAAGAACACTAAGAAGTGGGATTGCCGCACTTACTTTCTCCTTTATCTAATGTATTTTTTTCTTCCTTAAGTCATGCTAAGACATTGTAAAGTAAAAACACTAAGAAGTGGGGTTGCCCCACTTATTTCCTCCTTTAATCAAAAGTTTGGTTATTCTATCCATAAGATCTATTTCCATACTTAAGGTTaaattagtccaaaaaataaatgACGGGGTATTATATTCTTTCCCCCTTTAAatatcgttcgtcctcgaacgtggaAATGTAGTCATTCCTAGGGATTGAAATATTTTCTTTGGAATCTTGTATTCTTAGAACCTTAGGGACTCGGAATTTTCATTAACtttccaaatttttaaaaatttcggaagagtctcccttgtaactggAGCTTTCCATAAATTTTCAACATGTCCAACACCCGAATAACAATAACACTTTGCACCTCTTGCCACTCAATCCAATAATATACAATATTAAGGCACACCCATATACCTGCCAAAGCCATTTTACATCATtataagtacaaatattacaTAACTTGACAATCTAAATATTGTAAAGCTGAAAATGATTTATGTACCTGAAatctcaaacaaataaggatatttTTTCTTTATGGCTTCCTCGGGCTCCCTCGTAGCTTCCTCGTCTGAGTGGTTTCTCCATATTACTTTCACCAAAGCATTGTCTTTGGTTCGAAGTCTACGTACTTGCCTGTCTATTATAGCTACAGGGACCTCCTCATATGTCAGAGTATCATCAATCTCTACCTCCTGTCTATCAAGTACATGACTTGGGTCGTGAAAGTACTGTTTCATTATGGACATATGAAAAACTTGATGCACAGAAGATAACTCTGACGGTAAAGCTAGTCGATATGCTACAAGCCCAATCCTTTTAAGAATTGGATAAGGCCCTATATATCTTGGGCTAAGCTTCCCTTTTCTAccaaacctcatgatacccttcattggAGACACCTTTAAAAATACATAGTCACCCTCTTTGAACTCAAGATCGCGGCGTCTTATATCTGAGTATGACTTTTGTCGGCTTTGAGCTGTTTTAAGTCGTTCCTGAATAAGTttcacctttttcaaggcatcatgTACTATGTTTGGCCCAATAAGCTTCGTTTCACCTAATTCAAACCACCCTGTAGGCGAacaacatcgcctcccatatatgGCCTCGAatggggccatctgaatgctcgcttgataactattattatatgcgaactcaatcaAAGGTAGATGCTCATCCCAGTTTCCTTTAAAATCaagaacacatgctcgtaacatatcttcCAAGGTCTGAATTGTCCCCTCAGCCTGTCCGTCAatttgagggtgaaaagttatacTTAGATTAACTCGGGTACCGAGACCTTCCTGAAAACTCCGCCAGAACTAGGCAGTAAACTGTGCACCCCTGTAAaaaaataatagacatgggagaaccatgcaaccgaacaatctctttTATAATGTTGCATACTGGGGTGCCGTATAGGTTGTTTTGACTGGAAAAAAGTGAGATGACTTAGTGTGTCAGTCTACTATGACCCAAATGGAATCATGTTTCTTAAAAGTTCACGGCAAGCCCACCAAAAATCCATATTTcttctctcccatttccattcttaTATTTCAATGACTTGAGCTAAGCCACCTGGCCTATGGTGTTCAGCTTTTACTTACTGACAGATAAGGCACCGTGATACAAAATCTGCAATATCTCGCTTCATATTATTCCACCAATAAACATCCTTCAAATGATGATACATTTTGGTAGAACCTGGATGTATTGAATATCTGGAGCTATGAGCTTCTACCATAATTGCCCTTCGAAGATCTTCTACACTAGGCATGCTTAAGCGGCCATCAACTCTCTTCACACCATTCTCCTCAAGTGTAAAATTCATAATCTTTCCACTGAGGACACCTTCATTGAGCTTAATTAAGCTAGGGTCATCAAATTGTTTGGATTTAACTTGCTCTACTAAAGTAGACTTAGCACCCATACTTTCTATCAACCTTCCATCATACTCCTCATCGAGACAAACCCCTTGGCTAGCTATTTGTTGGGCTTCCTTAACTATTGGACGTTCGACCACACACAACCTGGTCAAACTCCCCATGGATCTTCTACTCAGAGAATCAGCAACCACATTCACTTTGCCGGGATGGTAAAGGATATTACAATCATAATctttaagaaactccaaccatctGCATTGTCTCAGATTCAACTCTTTCTACTTGAATATATACTACAAAATTTTGTGATCTGTATAAATGTCACATTGCTCTCCAAAAAGGTAGTGACGCCATATTTTTAGACCAAAAATAACTGCGGCTAGCTCAAGATCGTGGGTAGGATAATTTCtctcatgattctttaactgccTAGAAGTaggggtggcaaaatggttaaaagaaaacagttaaccacccatattattcactaaaaaatgtgttggataatgaacttttaaaaaacgagtcaaatatggataagaaccatattatccatttagaaaattgATAACCAATGGGTCTAACCTTTACATTTGTAAAGCATCAAATTGGGGTTCCTCAAGTTAGGGATActaagaattctcccaaaagtgatcatattatccgccggttaacccatttttatctgtattaaatatgggtcgggccgtataatttatccattttttcattttttgttttCGACCCGAATCATATCCGATCCGACCCTCCTGTTTGACACTCCTacctagaagcataagcaattaccttGTCATTCTGCATAAGAACACATCATAATCCTACTttggaagcatcacaatagatcacAAATTTACCTATAGAGGTAGGTAAAGTCAggattggggctgtagtcaaccTGTTCTTGAGTTCTTAAAAACTTTTCTCACAAGCTTTAGACCATTAGAACTTCACATTTTTCTGAGTTAACTTTGTCAATGGGGAAGCTACTGAAGAGAACCCTTCTACAAAATAGCGGTAGTAACCTGCCAACcctagaaagctacgaatctCTATAGGGGTCGTTGGCCTAGGCCAACTCTTAACTACTTCTATTTTCTGTGGCTCTACTCTAATGCCTTCTTTCGAGACCACGTGTCCCAAAAATGTAACTTTATCGAGACAAAATTCACATTTGAAAAATTTGGCATAAAGCTGATGGTCCTTGAGTATTTGAAGAACTGTTCTCAAGTGATTCTCATGCTCCTTATGGCTACGGGAATATACAAaaatatcatcgataaatactatgacaaaggtATCCaagaaaggcttgaagactctgTTCATTAAGTCCATAAAAGCTGCTCGTGCATTGGCAACCCAAAGGATATCACTAAAAATTCAtagtgaccgtaccgagtcctgaaagttaTTTTTGGGATGTCTGCTTCTCTGATTTTTAACTGATGGTATCCCAATCTCAGATATATGTTTGAGAAAtacctggcaccctgtaactgatcaaataagtcatctatcCTGGGGagtggatatttatttttgatagtaacCTTATTCAGTTGGcggtaatctatacacatccataggtaaccatcttttttcttcacgaaAAACACTGGAGAACCACAGGGTGAAACACTAGGTCGAGTAAAACCCTTATCTAAAAGGTCTTGTAACTGCTTCTTGAGTTCATTTAGCTCAGATTGAGCTATTCTGTAAGGAGGAATCgagattggttgagttcctggcaaTGCGTCTATGCCAAACTCAATCTCCCTATTTGGTAGTATCACTGGGAGATCATCCAGGAACATGTCTGAAAACACTTTCACAATCGGTAGTGATTCAAGCACTGGGGAGCTAACTTTCATATCCCGCACATGTGCTAGATACGCCAAACTCCCGCTGCTCACTAGTTTtctagccttaaggtaagaaataagctTACCCACAAGCGTACCCACTTCACCTCTAATTATAATTGAATCTTCCTCAATAAATGAGAATTTAACCATCTTCGCGTGGCAATCAATTGTAGCATGACAagaagataaccagtccataccagCTATGATGTCAAAGTCTACCATTTCTAACAAGTTCAAATTGACTAATGTTTCTCGGCCCTGAACTATGATGATGCAGTTTCTGAATATATACTAAACTTTAACAGATTCCCCTATAGGTATGGAAACCTCAAACAGAATCCCTAATTTTTCTGGTGCTTTTCCAAACTCGACACAAGAATAAGGAGACACATAGGAGAAAGTTGAACCAGGATCAACTAATACATAAGCAAGGCGACCACAAATCGAGAGAATACTTGTTATAACTCTGTTAGACGCCTCAGTATTCTTCCTGTCTAGAACTGCATAGAATCTGGTTGGTCCGCCTCCTCCCTGAGCTCCACTTCTATTGGCACCACGCCTAGTCTGAGTATTAGATTCCCGAACTGGATGAGGTGCAACTATAGAATTACCCATGGATGTTGCCTGTCTGATTGGAGTTTTTCCCGGAGCTTGTCCAAGCAGTGGACAGTCTCTCTTACTATGAACCAGATCATGGCAGTGGAAACAACCTTTCTGACCCAAAAGGCATTTCTATGGATGTCTTTTGCTGCATGAAGGACATATAGGATAGGAGAACCGAGGTTAGCCCTGACTAGTTGAGCTTTGCCCCTGAGGGGCCTGACCCTTACTCTGATGGTCATGTCTGAGTGGATCTGGATAAGGAGATGAGTGAGTCGTTGATTGAATGTGATATGAATGATTCATGTTCTTACCCCCAACT
Protein-coding sequences here:
- the LOC104117842 gene encoding uncharacterized protein, whose amino-acid sequence is MVDFDIIAGMDWLSSCHATIDCHAKMVKFSFIEEDSIIIRGEVGTLVGKLISYLKARKLVSSGSLAYLAHVRDMKVSSPVLESLPIVKVFSDMFLDDLPVILPNREIEFGIDALPGTQPISIPPYRIAQSELNELKKQLQDLLDKGFTRPSVSPCGSPVFFVKKKDGYLWMCIDYRQLNKVTIKNKYPLPRIDDLFDQLQGARWLEFLKDYDCNILYHPGKVNVVADSLSRRSMGSLTRLCVVERPIVKEAQQIASQGVCLDEEYDGRLIESMGAKSTLVEQVKSKQFDDPSLIKLNEGVLSGKIMNFTLEENGVKRVDGRLSMPSVEDLRRAIMVEAHSSRYSIHPGSTKMYHHLKDVYWWNNMKRDIADFAEGTIQTLEDMLRACVLDFKGNWDEHLPLIEFAYNNSYQASIQMAPFEAIYGRRCCSPTGWFELGETKLIGPNIVHDALKKVKLIQERLKTAQSRQKSYSDIRRRDLEFKEGDYVFLKVSPMKGIMRFGRKGKLSPRYIGPYPILKRIGLVAYRLALPSELSSVHQVFHMSIMKQYFHDPSHVLDRQEVEIDDTLTYEEVPVAIIDRQVRRLRTKDNALVKVIWRNHSDEEATREPEEAIKKKYPYLFEISGIWVCLNIVYYWIEWQEVQSVIVIRVLDMLKIYGKLQLQGRLFRNF